In Ailuropoda melanoleuca isolate Jingjing chromosome 4, ASM200744v2, whole genome shotgun sequence, the following proteins share a genomic window:
- the FBXO41 gene encoding LOW QUALITY PROTEIN: F-box only protein 41 (The sequence of the model RefSeq protein was modified relative to this genomic sequence to represent the inferred CDS: deleted 1 base in 1 codon) — protein ADRRGGRGGARAAXASLQCEELAEPGLVPAAAARYALREIEIPLGELFARKSVASSACSTPPPGPGPGPASASPASPSPADVAYEEGLARLKIRALEKLEVDRRLERLSEEVEQKIAGQVGRLQAELERKAAELETARQESARLGREKEELEERASELSRQVDVSVELLASLKQDLVHKEQELSRKQQEVVQIDQFLKETAAREASAKLRLQQFIEELLERADRAERQLQVISSSCGSTPSASLGRGGGGGGAGPGPRGPGRMREHHAGPAMPSTYAVSRHGSSPSTGASSRVPAASQSSGCYDSDSLELPRPEEGAPEDSGPGGLGTRAQAANGGSERTQAPRSSGLRRQAIQNWQRRPRRHSTEGEEGDVSDVGSRTTESEAEGPSDAPRPGPAMAGPLSSCRLSARPEGGSGRGRRAERGSPSRSNEVISPEILKMRAALFCIFTYLDTRTLLHAAEVCRDWRFVARHPAVWTRVLLENARVCSKFLAMLAQWCTQAHSLTLQNLKPRQRGKKESKEEYARSTRGCLEAGLESLLKAAGGSLLILRISHCPNILTDRSLWLASCYCRALQAVTYRSATDPVGHEVIWALGAGCREIVSLQVAPLHPCQQPTRFSNRCLQMIGRCWPHLRALGVGGAGCGVQGLASLARNCMRLQVLELDHVSEITQEVAAEVCREGLKGLEMLVLTATPVTPKALLHFNSICRNLKSIVVQIGIADYFKEPSSPEAQKLFEDMVTKLQALRRRPGFSKILHIKVDGSC, from the exons GCTGACCGGCGCGGCGGCCGCGGTGGAGCCCGGGCCGCGNCTGCCAGCCTGCAGTGCGAGGAGCTGGCCGAGCCGGGCCTCGTGCCTGCCGCCGCCGCGCGCTACGCGCTGCGCGAGATCGAGATCCCGCTGGGGGAGCTGTTCGCCCGCAAGTCCGTGGCCTCCTCCGCGTGCTCGACGCCGCCGCCGGGCCCCGGCCCCGGGCCCGCCTCCGCCTCGCCCGCG TCCCCCTCGCCCGCCGATGTGGCCTATGAGGAGGGCCTGGCGCGCCTCAAGATTCGCGCGCTGGAGAAGCTGGAGGTGGACCGGCGGCTGGAGCGGCTGAGCGAGGAGGTGGAGCAGAAGATCGCCGGCCAGGTGGGTCGGCTGCAGGCCGAGCTGGAGCGCAAGGCGGCCGAGCTGGAGACGGCGCGGCAGGAGAGCGCGCGGCTGGGGCGCgagaaggaggagctggaggaacGGGCGTCCGAGCTCTCGCGCCAGGTGGACGTGAGTGTGGAGCTGCTGGCCTCGCTCAAGCAGGACCTGGTGCACAAGGAGCAGGAGCTGAGCCGCAAGCAGCA GGAGGTGGTGCAGATCGACCAGTTCCTGAAAGAGACGGCGGCGCGGGAGGCCAGCGCCAAGCTGCGGCTGCAGCAGTTCATCGAGGAGCTTCTGGAGCGCGCCGACCGCGCCGAGCGGCAGCTGCAGGTCATCAGCAGCAGCTGTGGCAGCACGCCCAGCGCCAGCCTGGGccgtggagggggaggaggcggCGCTGGGCCTGGTCCCCGGGGTCCCGGCAGAATG CGAGAACACCACGCGGGCCCGGCCATGCCTAGCACATACGCCGTGTCGAGGCATGGCTCCTCTCCCAGCACAGG GGCCTCCAGCCGTGTCCCCGCTGCATCCCAGAGCTCAGGCTGCTATGACAGTGACAGTCTGGAGCTACCCCGGCCAGAAGAGGGGGCCCCCGAGGACAGTGGCCCTGGGGGCTTGGGCACACGGGCCCAGGCTGCCAACGGCGGCTCGGAGCGCACCCAGGCCCCTCGCAGCTCAGGCCTGCGGCGCCAGGCCATCCAGAACTGGCAGCGCAGACCCCGCCGACACAGCAcggagggggaggagggtgatgTCTCGGACGTGGGCTCCCGAACCACGGAGTCAGAGGCTGAGGGCCCCTCAGATGCCCCCCGCCCTGGGCCTGCTATGGCTGGGCCACTGAGCAGCTGCCGGCTCTCAG CCCGCCCAGAGGGAGGCAGTGGGCGGGGTCGGCGAGCTGAGAGGGGCAGCCCCTCACGCTCCAACGAGGTCATCAGCCCCGAGATCCTCAAGATGCGAGCCGCCCTGTTTTGCATCTTCACCTACCTGGACACGCGCACGCTGCTGCACGCCGCCGAGGTCTGCCGGGACTGGCGGTTCGTGGCTCGCCACCCCGCCGTCTGGACACGGGTGCTGCTCGAGAACGCCCGCGTCTGCTCCAAG TTCCTGGCCATGCTGGCTCAGTGGTGCACCCAGGCCCACTCGCTGACGCTGCAGAACTTGAAGCCCCGACAGCGGGGCAAGAAGGAGAGCAAGGAAGAGTATGCGCGGAGTACCCG GGGCTGCCTGGAAGCAGGGCTGGAGTCCCTGCTGAAGGCCGCCGGGGGGAGTCTGCTCATCCTGCGCATCTCCCACTGCCCCAACATCCTCACCGACCGCTCGCTCTGGCTGGCCAGCTGCTACTGCCGCGCCCTGCAGGCCGTCACCTACAG GAGCGCCACAGACCCGGTGGGCCATGAGGTCATTTGGGCCCTGGGCGCAGGCTGCAGAGAGATCGTCTCCCTCCAGGTGGCGCCACTTCACCCTTG CCAGCAGCCCACACGCTTCAGTAACCGCTGCCTGCAGATGATCGGTCGCTGTTGGCCACACCTTCGGGCCCTGGGGGTTGGGGGCGCTGGCTGTGGGGTACAGGGCCTGGCGTCACTTG CAAGAAACTGCATGCGGCTGCAGGTCCTAGAGCTGGACCACGTGTCGGAGATCACCCAGGAGGTGGCAGCTGAGGTCTGCCGCGAAGGCCTGAAGGGACTGGAGATGTTGGTGCTCACGGCCACCCCCGTCACCCCCAAGGCCCTGCTGCATTTCAACA GCATTTGCCGGAACCTCAAGTCCATTGTGGTCCAGATTGGGATTGCTGATTATTTCAAAGAGCCCAGCAGTCCTGAGGCCCAGAAGCTGTTTGAGGACATGGTGACAAAACTACAG GCCCTACGACGGAGGCCCGGCTTCTCTAAGATCCTGCACATCAAGGTGGACGGCAGCTGCTAA
- the LOC117801783 gene encoding formin-like protein 20 has product MGFVIGTSSPRWRARPEGGAGSAPPPRCLPPPSLPFLRPRAPSSSLLLLHPSPTRFVCPSRCDWLGGSAAPAPRGRRGRKPRRPPEAAEGNEIRGPRAALHLDTARGGCLCTPSRGPRGLASPRGGGASSPLAVGALSLPDPAGGLARGPP; this is encoded by the exons ATGGGATTTGTGATAGGGACAAGTTCTCCTCGATG GAGGGCCCGCCCCGAAGGAGGGGCCGGCTCCGCCCCACCTCCtcgctgcctccctcccccttctcttcctttcctccggCCGCgagccccctcctcctccctcctcctcctccatccttcCCCCACCCGGTTTGTGTGCCCCTCCCGCTGCGACTGGCTGGGAGGCTCGGCCGCCCCCGCCCCGAGAGGGAGGCGGGGGCGCAAGCCGCGGCGGCCACCCGAGGCTGCGGAGGGGAACGAGATCCGAGGCCCCAGGGCGGCCCTGCATCTGGACACGGCACGCGGGGGCTGCCTGTGCACCCCCAGCCGAGGGCCGCGGGGCCTGGCCTCGCCGCGGGGTGGAGGAG CCTCCTCGCCCCTGGCCGTGGGCGCCCTGAGCCTTCCTGACCCCGCAGGGGGGCTCGCCCGCGGCCCCCCATGA